The genomic region GGCTATCTGAACAGCCTGGTGACCCCGCGCATTCGCCTGGTACGTACCGTGCAGGTCAGCTACACCGACACCAACAGCAACGACACTGCGCTGGAAGCCGTCACCGGTTTCACCTGTACCACCACAGGATGTACTGCCCAGACGGTTCCGGCTGAACTTGTACCGCTGCGTACGGCACGCGACACCTACGGCGGCGATCTCGTTTCGCTGGTCCGCCCATTCCAGGCACCGCAGCATCAGGGCTGCGGCATCGCGTGGCTGCTCGGGGGCAGCGGTTTCACCATCGACAACACCGACGCGCCGTTCGGCTACTCGGTCGTCAGCGACGGCACCGACATCGATGAAACCGATGGCCGCACGTACTTCTGCCGCGAAGAGACCCTTGCCCACGAGCTCGGCCACAACATGGGCCAGCAGCACAACATCGAAGATGCCGGCACGCCTCCGGATACCGGCACTCACAGCTATTCCTACGGCTACCGCGAAACGACGACCACCGGCTTTTACACCGTGATGGCCTACCGTTTGCCCAACAGCAGTCAATTCTCGATCAACTATTTCGGCAACCCGAGCGTCAATTATGCCGACACGGCTCGCCCGACAGGCACGGCTACCGCGGACAATGCGCGCAGCCTGAATCTGTCGATGCCATTGGTGGTGCAGTTCCGAAATGCGGTCGTGCCGTTCGGAACCTCAGTCGCCAACGATTTCGATGGCGATGGGTTGTCCGACATCTACTGGCGGAACATCTCGACTGGCAACAACGACCTGTGGAAGATGAATGGAACCGCCCTGTCGAGCAGCACCGCCGTCTACAGAGAAGCAAACCTGAGTTGGACCATCGTGGGTTCGGGTGATTTCAACGGCGACAGCCGCTCGGACATCCTCTGGCGCAATACCTCAACTGGTCAAATCTATATTCAACACATGCAGGGCAGCACGATACTTTCGTCCTCTGGCTATGCTCCAACAGTATCGAATGCGGCATGGCAGATCGTCGCTCTTGCCGACTTCGATGGCGACGGCAAATGCGATGTGTATTGGCGCAATACCAGCACCGGACAGAACGATCTCTGGCTGATGGGGACGGGGACGTCACCAACAACGGTAGCGACCGTTTACAACGAACCCAACCAAGCCTGGAAAGTGCGTGGCGCCGGTGATTTCAACGGTGACGGCAAAGCGGACCTTTTCTGGCGGAACGACACCACAGGGCGCAACTTCCTTCAGTTCATGAATGGCACGAGCGCACTAGCCAGTTCGGGCTATACGACGGATGTCGCAGACCAAGCATGGCAAGTCGTGGCTATTCGCGACTTTGATGCCGATGGCCGTGCGGATCTATACTGGCGAAACAGCAGCACAGGCGCCAATCACCTGTGGACAATGAACGGACTGCTGATCAAATCATTCTTCCCCGTCTATAACGAGCCCAACCAGGCTTGGCAGATCGTCAACAGCGGCGACTACAACGGGGACGGTTTCGCCGACGTGTTGTGGCGGAACAGCAGCACCGGTCAAAACCACATGCATCTGATGCAGGGCGGCACGATACTGGCTACCTCAGGGTCTCTCCTGACCGTTGCGGATTCAAACTGGCGCATGATCGGTTTGCGCGGATCGAACTGATTCATCCATGCCCAAGCGGATTAAGCAATAAGCGCCGCAAGTGGTGAACAGTGGCTTGAATGGCCCGGGGATTTCCCGGGCCATCTTCTCTTGATATGCATGCGGCAGAGTTCACTACCCTGCCACGGAAAGGGCACCACGATCCAGCTGGCCAATCCGTTAATGCGAAAGCGTTATGGAAAATGCGTTGCGTATAATGCGCGCATCATTTGCCAAAAATATGGTCTGCATTTTTTCGCCAAGATCGACGATTGAACACCTTATTTCTTTGTGGACTGCGCTCCAGACAACATGACCATCTCCGCGCTTCCAACTCTGTCCGTAGTTTCGCCTGTATACGGCTGCAAAATCTGTTTGGAAGACCTTGTAGATCGTGTATTCGACTCTGTGCGCGGCATATGCTCTTCGATTGAGGTAATCCTTGTGGACGATGGCGGGCCCGACCCGGCCTGGCCGAGGATCCTCGAACTGGCGGCCAGCCGCCCTTGGCTCAAAGGCATGAAGCTGGCGAGGAATTTCGGGCAGCATTATGCGATCTCCGCCGGGATCGAGCGTGCCACAGGCGACGTCGTAGTGGTCATGGATTGCGATCTGCAAGATGTCCCTGAGGAGATTCCGAAGCTGGTGACCGCACTCAACAGCGATGTACATGTCGCATTGGGGCAACGCATCGAACGACAGGACAGCATTCTCAAACGACTCGGGTCATGGGCGTTTTTCCGTATTCTGTCGTGGATGACTGGCGTGTCGCAGCAGCACTCCACTGCCAATTTCGGCGCGTACAGCCGCAAGGTCATCGACACCATCAACGCGATGCCCGAACGCGATCGCTGCTTTCCATTGATGGTTCGATGGGCAGGATTCCCGACCGCGCTCGTGCCGGTGGAACACACAAGCAGAGCTGAAGGGAAAAGTTCTTACACTTTCAGCAAGTTGTTCAGACTGGCGGTCAGCATCATCTTGTCCTATTCGGACAAACCCCTTCGACTGGTCGTGCGTACGGGCCTTGTCTTCTCCATCATCGCTTTTGCCATGTCGGGCTTCAGCGTCTTCCGGTATCTCTATGGAGATATCCAAGTGGCTGGCTTTACAAGCATCATCGCTTCGATCTGGCTCGTGGGCGGCATGTCGATCTTCTGCCTCGGCATCATCGGTCTCTACTTGGCACAATTGTTCAGGGAGGCCAAGGGGCGCCCTTACTATATCGTCGTGGACAATACCGGATGAGCGCAGCCATACCGTCACCTTCGCTCGTGCACTCTGATCTCGATAGCCGCAGATTCGGCATCGATATAGCGCGCGCCCGACTCGATGCCATGACACCAAAAGCACTCGCAACAGAAGTGCTGTCGTCTGGCATCGACGTAGCCATAGTCCGTTTACCGGCCGGGCAATCAAGCGGCATCAATGAACTGCGCAACTGGGCATTGCCTGTGTTGCATGCAGACACACTCGTCTACTACAAGTGTGATCTGACGCGGCACGAACCGACGGCGCTGCGGAATATCGACCTGGATTTCTCCATCGCATCCCATTCGGACATGGGAGAGCTCGAATCACTGATTCTTTCCACGTTCGAGAACTATGTCAGTCATTACCACGCCAACCCACTATTCCCGCCCGGAAGCATACTTGCCGGCTACTTGGAGTGGGCACTTGGTCATCTGCAAGGAAGCGGTCGAACATTATGGGTAGCGCGACGCGGCGGCCGAATCGCTGCGTTCGCTGCATGCCACCGCATCGACATGGACACTGCAGAAGGCATTCTCTACGGTGTGCGGCCTGAAGAAGCAGGTGGCGGACTGTATGGCGACCTGATCCGCCATACGCAAGCAGTTGCCAAGGCTGAAGGGGCGAAGACCATGATCGTATCAACCCAGGTGGACAATTTCGCCGTGCAAAAAGTATGGGCGCGCGAGGGATTCCATCTTTTCGAAGCTTGGAACACATACCATATCAGCGCACTCATGTCGTGCGGCGAGATGATAAAACACAAGGAACTACGATTCACAGCAGAGGAAATCCGCCGGTTCGCCGAAGCAACGGGAGACATGAACCCGCTGCATTTGGATGCTTTGGCAGCAGCTGCTTCAGGCCTGCCAGCGCCTATCGCGCACGGGGTGATGACACTCGGTGAAATGTCGCGCGTGCTGGGGATGGAAACGCCCGGCCATGGCACAGTCATTCTGCATATGGATGTCGCTTATCTGCGCCCAGTAATTGCAGACAGGACCTATACGATGAACATGCGTGAAGTGCGCGCAGACCATTCCACACGCCCATTCAAAGTGATCACCACCGTGCGTGATGCGGAAAATTCGGTCTGCATTGTCGCTCGCGCGGATGTGGTCGTGAAACGCTAAACCTCTCCAGTCGAGCGAAAAAATGATCCGCTTTTTCCCTTGGGCGATGGTTGCCGCCACCATCATATTGACCGCTTATGGCCAACTCATGCTCAAGTGGGAAGTTGGGCGCCAAGTGGAGCCGCTATTCCCATGGATGCGCGAATGGCCGCAAGTACTGCAATTGCTGTCGAGACCGGGAGTGATATCGGCGCTAGTCGCTGCATTCGCTGCATCGTTGTGCTGGATGCTCGCGCTTAAAAGTCTCGATTTGAGCCAGGCTTATCCGTTCATGGCCCTCACATTCCTGGTCGTATCCCTCGCGGCAGTACCACTGTTCGGCGAATCGATAACTCCATTGAAAAGTGTCGGACTCGTGATGATCGTACTTGGCATTGTCTTCATCACTCAAGGTTAACTGCATGATTCCCTTCAATCGACCATACATGACCGGACGGGAGCTTGTTCATATTCAAGAAGCGCATGCGAATGGCCATCTGTCCGGTGATGGCCCATTCACAAAACGCTGTCATGCCTGGATGGAAAAACAGACCGGCGCATCGCGCGCACTGCTCACCCACAGCTGCACTGCAGCACTGGAAATGGCTGCGCTGTTATTGGACCTGGAAGTCGGCGACGAAATCATCATGCCGTCATTCACCTTCGTTTCAACAGCAAACGCATTCGCACTGCGCGGCGCCGTGCCGGTTTTCATCGACGTACGAGCCGACACGCTGAATATGGACGAGCGTTTGATCGAGGGCGCCATCACAGCGAAGACCAGAGCAATCTGCGTGGTTCACTATGCAGGCGTTGCCTGTGAAATGGATGCCATCCTTGAAATTGCCGCCCGCCACGGTTTGAAGGTCATAGAGGATGCAGCACAAGGCATCATGTCGAATTATCGTGGCCGGCCACTGGGCACGATCGGCGATTTGGGCGCCTTCAGCTTTCACGAAACCAAGAACATCATCTCTGGCGAGGGCGGGGCGCTCTTGTGCAGAGACGAAATTTCGGCGGAGCGCGCGGAGATAATCCGTGAAAAAGGCACGAATCGCAGTAGGTTTTTCCGTGGGCAAGTCGATAAATACACTTGGGTCGATATCGGTTCGTCTTATCTGCCCGGCGAAATCACGGCAGCGTTTCTGGCGGCGCAGATGGACGAGGCCGAGGACATCACGAACCGTCGGCTCGCGATATGGGATCGTTATCACGACGCCTTTTCGGCAGTCGAGGCCAAGGGCCTCGTACGACGCCCTGTGGTTCCATCGCACTGTGCCCACAACGCGCATATGTACTACTTGCTGCTACCTTCACTTCAGTCGCGCATGCAATTCATACTGAAGATGAAGGAGCGCGGCATCCAGACCGTATTCCATTACATCCCGCTGCATACCGCCCCGGCTGGCGCCCGATATGGCAAGGTATCCGGTGAACTTGCTGTGACGGATGACATCAGCGACCGCCTTGTCCGTATGCCCCTTTGGATTGGCGTCGAAGAACACCTGGACAATATCCAAGCTGCGGCAATCGACGTGCTGGATATGCTGTGACGATGCCACCAAAACAAGCTGCCGGCTTTCTGGCGGCCCACCACTACTGAATATGCTTAATGAGCCGTCCCATCATCACGCTCACGCGGATACAACCGATGACGCATCTGGAATGAAGGGTTGAATACGTTGAGCTGATGTCGCTCCAGAATGGATACGATGCGTTTTTTGCGCACGGGGTCAATATCGCAGATCGTGATGATGTCGGCGCAGGCGGACTTCGATTGTGGATCGTCACTCAGCCGACCAATCTGCAGAGCAGTATTCCGGGTGTATTCCGAAATGTACTTGTAGCGCTCCCACGAATTGAGCGCCATCAACGGCTGCACCATGCAAAGTCCAATCGCCAGCAATGCGGCTGAAGCGCCATAGACCCAGTTCAATTTTTTCATGAAGGTGCTATCGCCGGCTTCGTTGGTTACGAACAACCAGGCACCCGACAAAAGTATCGGCAGCAATCCCAAGAGATAGCTCACGTAATACCTGGGTTGCATCAGGTATTCAAAGCCGTCGATCTGGATGCGCAACACCATCAACGCCATGATCACGCCATAAAAAGACACCACCATCCCGGCTGCGGCAATGGCGTGTGGCTGTTTTTTGCCAGCCAATGCAGGAAACGTTCTGAGCCAAAACAAAATGTGCGCAACGATCAGCAAGCCAGCAAGGACTGGCGCCGCCATTTCAAGCATGGATCCGGGCAGCTGAACCTGCTCCGATGAAACAGTCATCAACCTGGCCGGATACCAGACGAGCTTCCATGTCTCGTTCAAGCTGCCCAGGACGAATTCCAACCCACTGCGCTCGTTTCCACCCGCCATGATCTCGGGGGTCAGTATCGGCT from Lysobacter sp. harbors:
- a CDS encoding glycosyltransferase family 2 protein, with protein sequence MTISALPTLSVVSPVYGCKICLEDLVDRVFDSVRGICSSIEVILVDDGGPDPAWPRILELAASRPWLKGMKLARNFGQHYAISAGIERATGDVVVVMDCDLQDVPEEIPKLVTALNSDVHVALGQRIERQDSILKRLGSWAFFRILSWMTGVSQQHSTANFGAYSRKVIDTINAMPERDRCFPLMVRWAGFPTALVPVEHTSRAEGKSSYTFSKLFRLAVSIILSYSDKPLRLVVRTGLVFSIIAFAMSGFSVFRYLYGDIQVAGFTSIIASIWLVGGMSIFCLGIIGLYLAQLFREAKGRPYYIVVDNTG
- a CDS encoding GNAT family N-acetyltransferase → MSAAIPSPSLVHSDLDSRRFGIDIARARLDAMTPKALATEVLSSGIDVAIVRLPAGQSSGINELRNWALPVLHADTLVYYKCDLTRHEPTALRNIDLDFSIASHSDMGELESLILSTFENYVSHYHANPLFPPGSILAGYLEWALGHLQGSGRTLWVARRGGRIAAFAACHRIDMDTAEGILYGVRPEEAGGGLYGDLIRHTQAVAKAEGAKTMIVSTQVDNFAVQKVWAREGFHLFEAWNTYHISALMSCGEMIKHKELRFTAEEIRRFAEATGDMNPLHLDALAAAASGLPAPIAHGVMTLGEMSRVLGMETPGHGTVILHMDVAYLRPVIADRTYTMNMREVRADHSTRPFKVITTVRDAENSVCIVARADVVVKR
- a CDS encoding EamA family transporter; this encodes MIRFFPWAMVAATIILTAYGQLMLKWEVGRQVEPLFPWMREWPQVLQLLSRPGVISALVAAFAASLCWMLALKSLDLSQAYPFMALTFLVVSLAAVPLFGESITPLKSVGLVMIVLGIVFITQG
- the rffA gene encoding dTDP-4-amino-4,6-dideoxygalactose transaminase, which encodes MIPFNRPYMTGRELVHIQEAHANGHLSGDGPFTKRCHAWMEKQTGASRALLTHSCTAALEMAALLLDLEVGDEIIMPSFTFVSTANAFALRGAVPVFIDVRADTLNMDERLIEGAITAKTRAICVVHYAGVACEMDAILEIAARHGLKVIEDAAQGIMSNYRGRPLGTIGDLGAFSFHETKNIISGEGGALLCRDEISAERAEIIREKGTNRSRFFRGQVDKYTWVDIGSSYLPGEITAAFLAAQMDEAEDITNRRLAIWDRYHDAFSAVEAKGLVRRPVVPSHCAHNAHMYYLLLPSLQSRMQFILKMKERGIQTVFHYIPLHTAPAGARYGKVSGELAVTDDISDRLVRMPLWIGVEEHLDNIQAAAIDVLDML